One Hermetia illucens chromosome 4, iHerIll2.2.curated.20191125, whole genome shotgun sequence DNA segment encodes these proteins:
- the LOC119653459 gene encoding brachyurin-like: protein MKILTFCYISICLVLGGASALNSKCESPASSTTATNTSFSISNELKNGTEKLNQKINPKLTQFKTEIQDIPRELTELMELYQERINEGQIADDCEFPFQVGLQIRRNYTKPQYWCGGALISPDWVLTAAHCLDNTISLTVILGARNRKDEYEHGRVTRTVEIYQLTPHPFWDKITLANDIALIRLVPSIVLTDRIHPIKMPNLGIKTDLFEGSKAWTSGWGRFSSNKKPKKLSSLLRYTQGHILGNKDCMKFFPLLIKQSNICFSGQRRRGVCEGDSGGPLFVRDTNGYPKLVGVASFGTGCGSRSPGVFTRITYYLEWISFVTGINL, encoded by the exons ATGAAAATATTAACTTTTTGTTATATTTCTATTTGTTTAGTTTTAGGAGGCGCTAGTGCCTTAAATTCAAAGTGTGAAAGCCCAGCAAGCAGCACGACAGCAACCAACACGAGCTTCTCAATttcaaatgaattgaaaaatggAACGGAAAAGCTTAATCAAA AGATTAACCCGAAGTTGACTCAATTTAAAACTGAAATCCAAGATATTCCGAGGGAATTAACAGAACTGATGGAACTTTACCAGGAACGGATCAATGAGGGACAAATTGCAGATGATTGTGAATTTCCGTTCCAAGTAGGATTACAAATTCGAAGAAATTATACGAAACCTCAGTATTGGTGCGGTGGCGCACTAATCAGTCCAGATTGGGTTTTAACTGCAGCGCACTGTTTGGATAA CACAATATCGTTGACTGTTATATTAGGCGCCAGGAACAGAAAAGACGAATATGAACATGGTCGTGTCACTCGTACAGTTGAAATATATCAACTCACCCCTCATCCTTTTTGGGACAAAATTACCCTAGCGAATGATATTGCTCTAATTCGTTTAGTGCCTTCAATTGTATTGACAG ACCGAATACACCCAATTAAGATGCCGAACCTGGGGATAAAAACTGACCTCTTCGAAGGATCGAAAGCATGGACAAGTGGCTGGGGACGGTTTTCGTCAAACAAAA AACCAAAAAAGCTATCATCATTGCTCCGATATACACAAGGACATATTTTGGGAAACAAGGATTGCATGAAATTCTTTCCGCTGTTGATCAAACAATCGAATATTTGTTTTAGCGGACAAAGACGTCGGGGAGTTTGtgaaggtgactctggtgggcCACTTTTCGTTAGAGATACAAATGGATATCCGAAGTTAGTGGGAGTTGCATCGTTTGGAACTGGTTGTGGAAGTCGCAGTCCTGGTGTTTTCACTCGCATTACATACTATTTAGAATGGATTTCGTTTGTTACAGGGATCAACTTGtag